In Synechococcus sp. KORDI-100, a single window of DNA contains:
- the fabI gene encoding enoyl-ACP reductase FabI: MLLDLTGKKILVTGIANNRSIAWGIAQQLKAAGAELGITYLPDEKGRFEAKVRELTAPLEPSLFLPLNVQDAEQMAGVFAEIKETWGVLDGLVHCLAFAGKEELIGDYSATTAEGFSRSLDISAYSLAPLCAHAKPLFSEKAGVITLSYLGADRAIPNYNVMGVAKAALEASVRYLAAELGPEKQVRVNAISAGPIRTLASSAIGGILEMIHNVEEKAPLRRTVTQMEVGGTAAFLLSDLASGISGQTIYVDAGYCITGM, encoded by the coding sequence ATGCTGCTCGATCTCACCGGCAAGAAGATCCTCGTCACCGGCATCGCCAACAACCGTTCGATCGCCTGGGGCATCGCTCAGCAACTCAAGGCCGCTGGTGCTGAGCTCGGCATCACCTACCTACCGGATGAGAAGGGGCGCTTCGAGGCCAAGGTGCGTGAGCTCACTGCGCCGCTCGAGCCCAGCCTGTTTCTGCCGCTGAATGTCCAGGACGCCGAGCAGATGGCCGGGGTGTTCGCGGAGATCAAGGAGACGTGGGGCGTTCTCGATGGCCTTGTCCACTGTCTGGCATTCGCCGGTAAGGAAGAGCTGATCGGCGATTACAGCGCCACCACTGCGGAAGGCTTCTCCCGATCCCTCGACATCAGCGCCTATTCCCTGGCACCGCTCTGTGCCCATGCCAAGCCGTTGTTCAGCGAGAAGGCCGGTGTGATCACGCTCTCTTATCTGGGAGCCGATCGGGCCATTCCCAACTACAACGTGATGGGTGTGGCCAAAGCAGCGCTTGAGGCATCGGTGCGTTACCTCGCTGCTGAGCTCGGCCCGGAGAAGCAGGTGCGTGTGAACGCCATCAGCGCCGGCCCGATCCGCACCCTGGCGAGTTCCGCCATCGGCGGAATTCTGGAGATGATCCACAACGTGGAGGAGAAGGCTCCCCTGCGTCGCACCGTTACCCAGATGGAAGTGGGCGGTACCGCGGCCTTTCTGCTCAGCGATCTGGCCAGCGGCATTTCCGGACAAACGATTTACGTGGATGCCGGTTACTGCATCACCGGCATGTGA
- a CDS encoding DNA polymerase: MNLSHPIVWVHEEALGPGNPALEDWPDSPAVFVFDQAWIKNERISRKRLGFLYECCLELPVTIRKGDVVEEVLAFAQRHGADGVVTSGAVDPRLNRIAAAIDRTVPLWILDGEPFVDLPRPPRLGRFSRYWREAEPVVWAAFCS; encoded by the coding sequence ATGAATCTCAGTCATCCCATCGTGTGGGTGCACGAGGAAGCTCTTGGCCCCGGCAATCCCGCTCTCGAGGACTGGCCCGACAGCCCGGCTGTGTTCGTGTTCGATCAGGCCTGGATCAAAAATGAACGGATCAGCCGCAAGCGGCTCGGCTTTCTTTACGAGTGTTGTCTGGAGTTGCCCGTCACCATCCGCAAAGGTGATGTAGTGGAGGAAGTGCTGGCCTTTGCCCAGCGCCACGGCGCTGATGGCGTCGTCACCAGTGGAGCTGTTGATCCACGCCTGAATCGAATCGCCGCCGCCATCGATCGGACTGTGCCCCTCTGGATCCTTGATGGCGAGCCCTTTGTCGACTTGCCTCGGCCGCCACGGCTCGGCCGTTTCAGCCGCTACTGGCGCGAGGCGGAACCGGTTGTCTGGGCAGCCTTCTGCAGCTAG
- a CDS encoding SIMPL domain-containing protein (The SIMPL domain is named for its presence in mouse protein SIMPL (signalling molecule that associates with mouse pelle-like kinase). Bacterial member BP26, from Brucella, was shown to assemble into a channel-like structure, while YggE from E. coli has been associated with resistance to oxidative stress.) translates to MSVLTASIAAILLPAPAAVQADEPPCGGTVLQLSVAEQSTTPAVRFRFSLALMAEGASEKVALQQLQKRLQGLRLTLEPLVVGTLTVPAPSTYQRGSQVDAERRYTASTGVSGDVKRSNYNALIEAVGGMAGVRLQGMTSQADPGDAELVQQRLTVAALRRGTAEAEAMAAAIGVSRVRLLRINRPDAMVRPRAIPLETARSGFRPGEAPKPAQTLRLQLDYCLSDGSEGKGLVGVA, encoded by the coding sequence TTGTCTGTCCTGACAGCTTCCATTGCTGCGATTCTCCTGCCTGCTCCTGCAGCGGTGCAGGCGGATGAGCCCCCCTGTGGTGGCACTGTTCTGCAGCTGTCGGTGGCGGAACAGAGCACAACACCAGCGGTCCGTTTTCGGTTTTCACTGGCTCTGATGGCAGAGGGCGCCAGTGAAAAAGTCGCTCTTCAGCAGCTGCAGAAACGGTTGCAAGGTCTGCGCCTCACCCTGGAGCCCCTGGTGGTTGGGACGTTGACTGTTCCTGCTCCATCCACCTATCAGCGAGGCAGCCAGGTTGATGCTGAGCGGAGGTACACAGCCAGTACGGGTGTCTCCGGTGACGTGAAGCGCAGCAATTACAACGCGCTGATTGAGGCTGTTGGAGGTATGGCAGGGGTTCGTCTTCAGGGAATGACCTCTCAGGCAGATCCAGGCGATGCCGAGCTTGTGCAGCAGCGCCTCACCGTGGCGGCGCTGCGACGAGGAACGGCGGAGGCGGAAGCGATGGCTGCAGCGATTGGTGTGTCTCGGGTGCGTCTGCTGCGGATCAACCGTCCGGATGCGATGGTTCGCCCCCGTGCGATTCCTCTGGAGACGGCGCGTTCAGGATTCAGACCCGGAGAAGCACCAAAACCTGCGCAAACGCTGCGTTTGCAGCTGGATTACTGCCTCAGTGATGGATCAGAGGGGAAGGGACTGGTTGGGGTTGCTTAG
- a CDS encoding FAD-binding domain-containing protein — translation MTTAPSTPISGDLPRKFASRDNLDQLLADVFPEAEGRISHIQGGRQAADKALKRVDAKRYARSRNHLNGAVTGLSPYIRHGVLTLAEVRDAVFHRIRSREEGGKLINELGWRDFWQRMWHDLGDRIHEDQEDFKTGHDGASYARELPSDVRDGCTGLACMDGFRDELVNTGWLHNHARMWLAAWLVHWRRVHWTAGANWFLEHLLDGDPASNHLSWQWVASTFSHKPYFFNRDNLERYSDGRFCKTCPSADHCPLEGSYAQLENQLFAVQTSVRDVPMRRSGNRSSRAKSHNNRTRGQR, via the coding sequence GTGACCACCGCCCCATCAACCCCGATCAGCGGCGATCTGCCTCGAAAGTTCGCCTCACGCGACAACCTCGATCAGCTGCTGGCAGACGTTTTCCCTGAGGCTGAAGGACGCATCAGCCACATCCAGGGTGGACGTCAAGCCGCAGACAAGGCGCTCAAGCGTGTGGATGCCAAGCGCTACGCCAGAAGCCGGAACCACCTCAATGGTGCTGTGACGGGGCTGTCTCCCTACATCCGCCACGGCGTGCTGACGCTGGCTGAGGTGCGAGACGCCGTGTTCCATCGCATCCGCAGCCGTGAAGAGGGCGGCAAATTGATCAACGAACTGGGCTGGCGGGATTTCTGGCAGCGGATGTGGCATGACCTGGGGGATCGCATCCATGAGGACCAGGAAGACTTCAAAACAGGGCATGACGGCGCCAGCTACGCGAGGGAGCTTCCCTCAGACGTTCGTGATGGCTGCACCGGATTGGCCTGCATGGATGGCTTCCGCGACGAACTGGTGAACACCGGCTGGCTGCACAATCACGCCCGCATGTGGCTGGCGGCCTGGTTGGTGCACTGGCGCCGGGTGCACTGGACAGCAGGGGCGAACTGGTTCCTTGAACACCTGCTGGATGGTGATCCCGCCAGCAACCACCTCAGCTGGCAATGGGTCGCTAGCACCTTCAGCCACAAGCCTTATTTCTTCAACAGAGACAACCTGGAGCGGTACAGCGACGGACGCTTCTGCAAGACCTGCCCCAGCGCTGACCACTGCCCCCTTGAGGGAAGCTACGCGCAACTGGAGAACCAGCTGTTTGCGGTGCAAACGAGCGTGCGTGATGTTCCGATGAGACGCTCCGGCAACCGCAGCAGCAGGGCAAAGAGCCACAACAACCGGACGCGAGGCCAGCGATGA
- a CDS encoding carotenoid oxygenase family protein, whose product MTVAPARSYDRRDWASAFQNVEKELTDVPLAAVRGTVPAELNGIFYRNGPGRLERGGQRVHHPFDGDGMIAAMRFEAGRACLTNRYVRTSGWLAEEAAGKVLYRGVFGSQKPGGRLANAFDLRLKNIANTNVVRLGDQLLALWEAAEPHALDPITLETHGLSRLDGVLKKGEAFSAHPRFDPGHHGSPRMVTFGVKTGPRSTIRLMEFATDGPEAGRLLHDRSDSFPGFAFLHDFAITPNWAVFLQNAIAFNPIPYVTGEKGAAQCLASQPGGKGRFWLVPRDSGRFAGQKPRILEAPDGFVFHHLNAFEDGDHVVVESIVYDDFPSIGPDEDFAEVDFDKVPEGILHRCRLDLSREIVNSERISERTCEFAMVNPERQGLSARYAWMAVAERETGNDPLQAIQKLDLSSGETWIWSAAPRGFVSEPLMVRRPGADAEDDGWVLDLIWNGSRDASDLVILNARDLSEVAVLELPLAVPHGLHGSWSDL is encoded by the coding sequence GTGACCGTCGCTCCCGCCCGCTCCTATGACCGTCGCGACTGGGCCAGTGCCTTCCAGAATGTGGAGAAGGAGCTCACGGATGTGCCACTCGCGGCGGTTCGCGGCACCGTGCCGGCTGAGCTGAACGGTATCTTCTATCGCAATGGTCCAGGACGCCTTGAGCGAGGGGGCCAGCGCGTGCATCACCCCTTTGATGGTGACGGAATGATCGCGGCCATGCGGTTTGAAGCCGGCCGTGCCTGCCTCACCAATCGCTATGTGCGCACCTCCGGTTGGCTGGCTGAAGAAGCCGCCGGCAAGGTGCTGTACCGAGGTGTGTTCGGCAGTCAGAAACCCGGTGGTCGACTGGCCAATGCCTTCGATCTCAGGCTGAAGAACATCGCCAACACCAATGTGGTGCGTCTTGGTGATCAGCTTCTGGCGCTCTGGGAGGCCGCTGAACCCCATGCGCTCGATCCCATCACCCTGGAAACCCATGGCCTGTCCAGGCTTGATGGCGTTTTGAAGAAAGGGGAGGCCTTCAGTGCCCATCCCCGCTTCGACCCTGGTCATCACGGCAGTCCTCGCATGGTGACCTTCGGCGTCAAGACCGGGCCCCGCAGCACGATCCGTCTGATGGAGTTCGCCACTGATGGTCCGGAGGCCGGTCGTCTGCTGCATGACCGCTCCGACAGCTTTCCCGGCTTTGCCTTTCTGCACGACTTCGCCATCACACCCAACTGGGCGGTGTTCCTGCAGAACGCCATCGCCTTCAACCCGATTCCATACGTCACCGGCGAGAAAGGTGCTGCTCAATGTCTGGCCTCACAGCCTGGTGGCAAGGGTCGGTTCTGGTTGGTTCCGCGCGATTCCGGTCGCTTTGCCGGGCAGAAGCCGCGCATCCTTGAGGCTCCCGATGGTTTTGTCTTCCATCACCTCAATGCCTTCGAGGATGGCGATCACGTCGTCGTTGAGAGCATCGTCTACGACGACTTTCCCTCGATCGGTCCGGATGAGGATTTCGCTGAGGTGGACTTTGACAAGGTCCCTGAAGGAATCCTGCATCGCTGCCGACTCGATCTCAGCCGCGAGATCGTCAACAGCGAGCGCATCAGCGAGCGCACTTGCGAGTTCGCCATGGTGAATCCCGAGCGGCAGGGCCTCAGCGCTCGTTATGCCTGGATGGCGGTGGCGGAACGGGAAACCGGTAATGACCCGTTGCAGGCCATCCAGAAGCTGGATCTCAGCAGTGGTGAAACCTGGATCTGGAGTGCGGCTCCCCGCGGATTCGTCAGTGAACCTCTGATGGTGCGCAGGCCGGGTGCTGATGCTGAGGATGACGGCTGGGTGCTGGATCTGATCTGGAATGGCTCACGAGATGCGTCCGACCTGGTGATCCTCAACGCCCGCGATCTCTCTGAAGTGGCTGTGCTTGAGCTCCCTCTGGCGGTCCCCCATGGTCTGCATGGCAGCTGGTCAGATCTGTGA
- a CDS encoding thioredoxin family protein encodes MALTPSTMLPLETALPVFSLPTATGGHLASSELDDRPVLLMVICSHCPFVKHIEAELTRLEQDHGKTIQMVALSSNSLITHPQDGADQLADQAERHGWRFPYLMDQEQTLAKALQAACTPEFYLFSQDKNRQHVLRYRGQLDGSRPGNDQPLNGADLRHAIDAVLNDRHVNPQQIASVGCNVKWHPGREPSWFG; translated from the coding sequence ATGGCGCTGACTCCCTCCACGATGCTTCCGCTGGAGACGGCTCTGCCTGTCTTCTCCCTGCCCACAGCAACAGGTGGTCACCTGGCCAGCAGCGAACTGGATGATCGGCCGGTTCTTCTGATGGTGATCTGCTCACACTGCCCGTTTGTGAAACACATCGAAGCGGAGCTCACACGCCTCGAACAGGACCATGGAAAGACCATTCAGATGGTGGCCTTGAGCAGCAACAGCCTGATCACGCACCCCCAGGATGGTGCCGATCAACTGGCGGATCAGGCCGAACGTCATGGCTGGCGGTTTCCATACCTGATGGATCAGGAGCAGACCCTGGCCAAAGCGCTTCAGGCCGCCTGCACACCAGAGTTTTATCTGTTCTCTCAAGACAAGAACCGTCAGCACGTCCTGCGCTATCGGGGCCAGCTCGATGGCAGCCGACCCGGCAACGACCAACCCCTGAATGGCGCTGACCTGCGCCACGCGATCGACGCCGTCCTCAACGATCGCCACGTCAATCCTCAGCAGATCGCCTCAGTGGGATGCAACGTGAAATGGCATCCCGGCCGGGAGCCGAGCTGGTTCGGCTGA
- a CDS encoding S-layer family protein, whose product MNYGYNEGLGPFDIATLQYLYGPNITKSTGNTTYYLDTSTLNGYKTIWDNGGTDTITAANSSAAVYIDLRSATLEDEAGGGGYLSRVDDEYIGYTIAYNTTGTAAIENALGSSQNDRLTGNSSDNSLSGGTGNDTLIGGAGDDTYVVDSTSDVVTESSSDGTDLIQASVTYTAPSNVEQLTLTGSSNINATGNALDNTLTGNSGNNSIDGSTGDDTLIGGAGDDTYVVDSTSDVVTESSSEGTDLIQASVTYTAPSNVEQLTLTGSGHINATGNALANTLIGNSGANRLIGGDANDTLTGGTGADQFQLGGGDDLITDFSIASGDVVGIENGQSYSISQSGSDALISVASVGSVLLQGINAEDFDEETLIVRTDGSGNPSSTAPTLTSATYNASSGALAVTGANLTANSGSDNDIDVSKLTLTGEGSNTYTLTSADVELTSATAFSITLNAADQLQLAGLLNKDGTSSGAGTTYNIAAALNWNPGASSSPADSTGNAITVSNVAAPSLSSATYDDSSGVLALTGSNLPAYPGASNDIDVSKLTITGGSGSTYTLTTSDVELTSATAASITLNSTDQSNLDSLLNKNGTASTQGTTYNIAAADDWAPGADSSTDIADLTGNAITVSNSPAPTPTPAPTPAPSPSGGGGGGGGSGGGGGTPTPAPRPTPAPAPTQPRTPLPTPAPAPAPTTAPAPGSTQPPGPTRPPTSGPNTDNNNATANTTNTGALNPKQIAALSLNAIANLSTQQVQKLSTASIGALKPAQLSKFKPDVISSFSQQQIANIKPSTIKALKPSQVSSMATRLINAMQGKQVRKLTPRTIKALRPNQVSKLSTQFVAAMTNKQLRKLPSDDLTPKQLKTFPTKALSKLTPKQFKQLNIKQINALPDDLLNRLNNRQLKALNRALRGANGSRRLTQNTQRRTIEPLAEPIVIQDPRETWFSITTDQSTHQRDLQTNDPLDLLALSNPNQSLPL is encoded by the coding sequence GTGAACTATGGGTACAATGAAGGCTTAGGCCCTTTTGATATTGCCACTCTGCAATATCTGTATGGGCCAAACATCACAAAATCAACAGGGAACACCACTTACTATCTCGATACCAGCACCCTCAACGGCTATAAAACGATTTGGGATAACGGCGGCACAGACACAATCACTGCTGCCAATTCAAGTGCCGCTGTTTATATCGACCTCCGAAGTGCAACCCTGGAGGATGAAGCCGGAGGCGGCGGATATTTATCAAGAGTTGATGATGAATACATCGGATACACCATCGCCTACAACACCACAGGCACCGCAGCTATTGAAAACGCGCTTGGCTCTTCACAAAATGATCGCCTGACAGGAAACAGCAGCGACAACTCCCTATCAGGCGGCACCGGCAACGACACCCTCATTGGTGGCGCCGGTGATGACACCTACGTCGTTGATTCCACCTCAGACGTCGTCACCGAATCCTCCTCAGATGGCACTGATCTGATTCAGGCCTCGGTGACCTACACCGCCCCTTCCAACGTTGAACAGCTCACCCTCACGGGCTCCAGCAACATCAACGCCACGGGCAACGCCCTCGACAACACACTTACTGGCAATTCCGGCAACAACTCCATCGATGGCAGCACCGGCGACGACACGCTCATCGGTGGCGCCGGTGATGACACCTACGTCGTTGATTCCACCTCAGACGTTGTCACTGAATCCTCCTCAGAAGGCACCGATCTGATTCAGGCCTCGGTGACCTACACCGCCCCTTCCAACGTCGAACAGCTCACCCTCACGGGCTCCGGCCACATCAACGCCACTGGCAATGCCCTCGCCAACACTCTCATCGGCAACAGCGGCGCCAACCGCCTGATCGGCGGCGATGCCAACGACACGCTCACCGGCGGCACCGGTGCCGATCAGTTCCAGCTCGGTGGCGGCGATGACCTGATCACCGACTTCTCCATTGCAAGCGGCGATGTTGTTGGCATCGAAAACGGCCAGAGTTACTCGATCTCCCAGTCCGGGAGTGATGCGCTGATCAGCGTCGCGTCCGTGGGATCGGTTCTGCTGCAGGGCATCAACGCCGAAGACTTCGATGAGGAGACGCTGATTGTGCGGACCGATGGGTCGGGCAACCCCAGCTCAACCGCGCCAACACTGACATCGGCCACCTACAACGCCTCCTCCGGTGCCCTCGCCGTCACCGGCGCCAATCTCACCGCCAATTCAGGTTCTGATAACGACATCGACGTCTCCAAGCTCACCCTCACTGGAGAAGGCAGCAACACCTACACCCTCACCTCCGCCGACGTTGAACTCACCTCAGCCACCGCCTTCTCCATCACCCTCAACGCCGCTGATCAACTCCAACTCGCTGGTCTGCTCAATAAAGACGGCACCTCCTCCGGCGCCGGCACCACCTACAACATCGCTGCTGCTCTGAACTGGAATCCAGGCGCCAGTTCCTCACCAGCAGACAGCACCGGCAATGCCATCACCGTCTCCAACGTCGCCGCGCCAAGCCTCAGCTCCGCCACCTACGACGATTCCAGCGGTGTTCTTGCCCTCACCGGCAGCAACCTGCCCGCCTACCCCGGCGCAAGCAACGACATCGATGTCTCCAAGCTCACCATCACCGGTGGCTCCGGCAGCACCTACACCCTCACAACTTCCGACGTTGAACTGACATCGGCGACAGCCGCCAGCATCACCCTCAACAGCACCGACCAGAGCAACCTCGATTCCCTGCTCAACAAGAACGGCACCGCCTCAACCCAAGGCACCACCTACAACATCGCCGCTGCTGATGACTGGGCACCAGGCGCTGACAGCAGCACAGACATTGCCGATCTCACCGGTAACGCCATCACCGTCTCCAATAGTCCCGCCCCGACGCCAACGCCCGCTCCGACCCCGGCACCCTCACCCAGTGGTGGCGGTGGCGGCGGCGGTGGCAGTGGTGGTGGTGGTGGAACCCCAACACCGGCACCAAGACCAACACCAGCTCCGGCGCCCACCCAACCGCGAACGCCCCTACCCACGCCGGCACCAGCTCCTGCTCCCACAACAGCTCCGGCTCCCGGGTCCACTCAGCCACCGGGTCCCACCAGGCCACCCACATCCGGGCCCAACACCGACAACAACAACGCAACGGCGAACACCACCAACACCGGCGCGCTCAATCCAAAGCAGATTGCAGCCCTGTCGCTCAATGCCATTGCAAACCTGAGCACTCAGCAGGTGCAAAAGCTGAGCACCGCCAGCATCGGTGCGCTCAAACCAGCGCAGTTATCGAAATTCAAACCCGATGTGATCAGCAGCTTCAGTCAGCAACAGATCGCCAACATCAAACCGAGCACCATCAAGGCTCTCAAGCCCTCTCAGGTCTCAAGCATGGCGACCAGGCTGATCAACGCCATGCAGGGAAAGCAGGTGCGCAAACTGACGCCCAGAACCATCAAAGCCCTGCGACCAAACCAGGTCAGCAAACTCTCCACTCAGTTCGTAGCAGCGATGACCAACAAGCAGCTGCGCAAACTCCCCTCCGACGACCTCACCCCAAAACAGCTCAAAACCTTCCCCACCAAGGCACTCAGCAAACTCACTCCAAAGCAGTTCAAACAGCTCAACATCAAGCAGATCAACGCCTTGCCGGATGACCTTTTAAACAGGCTCAACAACAGGCAACTCAAAGCACTCAATCGTGCCTTGCGTGGAGCCAATGGCTCCAGGCGCCTCACTCAAAACACCCAACGCAGAACGATCGAGCCCCTCGCAGAGCCGATCGTTATCCAAGATCCACGTGAAACCTGGTTCTCAATCACAACAGATCAATCAACACACCAGCGGGATCTGCAGACCAACGATCCTCTCGACCTTCTCGCCCTAAGCAACCCCAACCAGTCCCTTCCCCTCTGA
- the hisB gene encoding imidazoleglycerol-phosphate dehydratase HisB, whose translation MRSGTVHRVTGETDVKVRLDLDGSGRCQASTGVPFLDHMLHQISSHGLLDLEIQAVGDTFIDDHHTNEDVGIAVGQALAQALGDRRGIHRFGHFVAPLDEALVQVALDCSGRPHLSYGLKIPAQKIGTYDTELVKEFFVAVVNNSGLTLHIRQLDGVNSHHIVEACFKAFSRALRMATEIDPRRSGAIPSSKGVLEQAGAN comes from the coding sequence ATGCGCAGTGGAACCGTGCATCGGGTCACCGGTGAAACCGATGTGAAGGTGCGCCTCGATCTCGATGGCAGCGGCCGTTGTCAGGCCTCAACCGGCGTGCCGTTCCTCGATCACATGCTTCATCAGATCAGCAGTCACGGTCTGCTGGATCTGGAGATTCAGGCCGTTGGTGATACCTTTATCGACGACCACCACACCAATGAGGATGTGGGAATTGCCGTTGGTCAGGCCCTTGCTCAGGCTCTGGGAGACCGGCGGGGCATTCATCGTTTCGGCCATTTCGTCGCGCCGTTGGATGAGGCCCTGGTGCAGGTGGCGCTCGACTGCTCTGGTCGACCGCATCTCAGTTACGGCCTGAAGATCCCAGCCCAGAAAATCGGCACCTACGACACTGAGCTGGTGAAGGAGTTCTTTGTTGCTGTGGTCAACAACAGCGGCCTGACTTTGCACATCCGTCAGCTGGATGGGGTGAATTCCCATCACATCGTGGAGGCCTGCTTCAAGGCTTTCTCTAGAGCTCTGAGGATGGCCACGGAGATCGATCCCAGGCGTTCTGGGGCGATCCCAAGCAGCAAGGGCGTGCTGGAACAGGCCGGGGCCAACTGA
- a CDS encoding DegT/DnrJ/EryC1/StrS aminotransferase family protein → MQVPPFSLSQQINDLGSDLEQAVLDVLRSGQYIGGAKIQSFEQAFADNVGTRHAVGCNSGTDALILALRALGIGPGDQVITCAFSFFATAEAISSVGAEPVFVDADPDTYLINLDQIEAAITPATKALIPVHLFGRPVDMTRVMAIASAHGLRVIEDCAQATGATWRDQAVGSFGDVGCFSFFPTKNLGAAGDAGAITTDDDGLAQTMRELAVHGMPQRYLHTALGYNSRLDALQAAVLNVKLPLLGEWIDQRRALAERYMELLANLPGITLPSDEDGHSWNQFVVRVSSCTKGESLCQSQCSTSAISSRHGLPDSCCRDWLKQCLQDQGVSTIIYYPIPIHRQPAYAHLNLEAGSMPTTERLCTQVLSLPIFPELSELEQQHVASALQQLLSGSVQATQATMAA, encoded by the coding sequence ATGCAGGTGCCTCCTTTCAGCCTCAGCCAGCAGATCAACGATCTGGGCTCAGACCTTGAGCAGGCCGTTTTAGACGTGTTGCGCAGCGGGCAATACATCGGCGGAGCCAAAATTCAGAGTTTTGAGCAAGCGTTTGCCGACAACGTCGGGACCCGTCACGCCGTGGGCTGTAACAGCGGCACCGACGCTCTGATCCTCGCGCTGCGTGCACTCGGCATCGGACCAGGCGATCAAGTGATCACCTGTGCCTTCAGTTTCTTCGCCACTGCGGAAGCGATCAGCTCTGTCGGCGCCGAGCCGGTCTTTGTTGATGCGGACCCCGACACCTACCTGATCAATCTCGATCAGATCGAAGCAGCGATCACGCCAGCCACCAAGGCTCTGATCCCGGTGCACCTGTTCGGTCGACCTGTCGACATGACCAGGGTGATGGCCATCGCTTCCGCCCATGGGCTGCGGGTGATCGAGGACTGTGCCCAGGCCACCGGAGCCACATGGCGGGACCAGGCCGTCGGCAGCTTCGGCGATGTGGGGTGTTTCAGCTTTTTTCCCACCAAGAACCTCGGAGCCGCAGGGGACGCCGGAGCGATCACCACCGATGACGATGGCTTGGCACAGACCATGCGCGAATTGGCCGTGCATGGAATGCCCCAGCGATACCTGCACACTGCACTGGGCTACAACAGCCGCCTCGACGCTCTTCAGGCTGCTGTTCTTAATGTCAAGCTGCCGCTGCTCGGCGAATGGATCGATCAACGCAGAGCACTGGCTGAGCGCTACATGGAGCTCCTGGCGAACCTGCCGGGCATCACCCTCCCCTCCGATGAAGACGGGCACAGCTGGAACCAGTTCGTGGTTCGTGTCAGCAGCTGCACCAAAGGCGAGTCGCTCTGCCAGTCACAATGCAGTACCTCAGCGATCAGCAGCCGTCATGGACTGCCGGACAGCTGTTGCCGCGACTGGTTGAAACAGTGCCTGCAAGATCAGGGTGTCAGCACGATCATCTACTACCCGATTCCCATTCACCGTCAACCCGCTTACGCGCATCTCAACCTTGAAGCGGGATCAATGCCAACGACCGAACGCCTTTGCACCCAGGTGCTGAGTTTGCCGATCTTCCCCGAGTTGAGCGAGCTCGAACAACAGCATGTCGCGTCCGCCCTCCAGCAGTTGCTGAGCGGCAGTGTCCAGGCCACTCAGGCAACGATGGCGGCATAA
- a CDS encoding bestrophin family ion channel has product MLRHERRSLLIATVVCLVTLPVHDTIAAVLLPEDLLQVLGFLLAFFLGFRYSQAYNRWWEARILWGALVNESRNWRDLLTTVLPRRSSFAMRQRLLQLEVLLIWCVNVNLRSGDGRLERLPSAVQSLAESLGMRDPSVQQVMQTMASRQRELVEQQELNTIERADLIHVQQELTRAIGGLERIRSQPLPASSTICIRALTWVYGYLVFLKLDALGLLSAAVVGWLAFLTLLMAERIGMFLENPFRDPRFALPLDRICQLITANLLGDDHPLAQSQRTHAGPVVT; this is encoded by the coding sequence ATGCTGCGCCATGAGCGACGTTCCCTGCTGATTGCCACCGTCGTCTGCCTGGTGACCCTTCCTGTTCACGACACCATTGCGGCTGTGCTGCTGCCGGAGGACCTGCTGCAGGTTCTGGGATTTCTGCTCGCTTTCTTTCTCGGTTTCCGCTACAGCCAGGCCTACAACCGCTGGTGGGAAGCCAGGATTCTCTGGGGAGCCCTCGTGAATGAGAGCCGCAACTGGCGCGATCTGCTCACCACTGTGCTGCCGCGACGTTCGTCGTTCGCGATGCGGCAGCGATTGCTGCAGTTGGAGGTGCTGCTGATCTGGTGTGTGAATGTCAACCTGCGGTCAGGCGACGGCCGTCTCGAGCGCCTTCCTTCAGCCGTTCAGAGCCTGGCTGAGTCCCTGGGCATGCGTGATCCATCGGTGCAGCAGGTGATGCAGACCATGGCTTCGCGGCAGCGAGAGCTTGTCGAGCAGCAAGAGCTGAACACGATCGAACGAGCCGACCTCATCCATGTGCAGCAGGAGCTGACCCGAGCCATTGGCGGCCTCGAGCGCATTCGCAGTCAGCCCTTGCCGGCCTCATCGACGATCTGCATCCGTGCTCTCACCTGGGTCTATGGCTATCTCGTGTTTCTCAAGCTGGATGCGCTGGGCCTGCTGAGTGCTGCCGTTGTGGGTTGGCTGGCGTTCCTGACGCTGTTGATGGCCGAGCGGATCGGCATGTTCCTGGAAAACCCGTTCCGTGACCCGAGGTTTGCGCTGCCCCTCGATCGGATCTGTCAGCTGATCACGGCCAATCTGCTGGGCGATGATCATCCACTGGCACAGAGTCAGAGGACTCATGCCGGCCCGGTGGTGACCTAG